A genomic window from Salvelinus namaycush isolate Seneca chromosome 21, SaNama_1.0, whole genome shotgun sequence includes:
- the rep15 gene encoding rab15 effector protein: protein MGKIESKQPAPDIPKIISTWWERLQKKPPAPTMTIPNMYFNFPTLWGRRESKLPDPDIPSIFSTLWRTPQNPNDFVPLFNDCVGIAAARTQEYLLFLDPEDKFQPSPAALNDIFLMTYITQSSHLHMTDSFNCTTMTKQQRILLGADWVWAVLERPTKNPRIQIAVQILHLPEREGGPAEDIPPEVYTESMQMAKMESAHKNKAERMVDFCASIGNDCYALFLLFGRKGDPGNIYGVLSNNFHAAIGKTKINRALIENFFKGSRYLHTPTGMLQAIVTKRDSDPLTLLIKFT, encoded by the coding sequence ATGGGGAAGATAGAGAGCAAACAACCAGCCCCGGACATTCCCAAGATAATCTCAACCTGGTGGGAGAGGCTACAGAAGAAGCCACCAGCTCCAACCATGACCATTCCAAACATGTACTTTAACTTCCCAACCCtgtggggaaggagagagagcaagcTACCAGACCCAGACATACCCAGTATATTCTCCACTCTGTGGAGAACCCCCCAAAACCCCAACGATTTTGTCCCTCTATTCAACGACTGTGTGGGGATAGCTGCAGCTAGGACCCAGGAGTACCTCCTGTTCCTGGACCCAGAGGACAAGTTCCAGCCTAGCCCGGCAGCCCTCAATGACATCTTTCTAATGACCTACATCACCCAGAGCAGCCACCTCCACATGACCGACTCCTTCAACTGCACCACCATGACCAAGCAGCAGCGCATCCTCCTGGGTGCTGACTGGGTGTGGGCTGTGCTGGAGAGGCCCACCAAGAACCCCCGCATCCAGATCGCCGTGCAGATCCTGCACCTGcccgagagggagggagggccagCCGAGGACATCCCCCCGGAGGTGTACACTGAATCCATGCAGATGGCCAAGATGGAGTCTGCTCATAAGAACAAGGCAGAGAGGATGGTGGATTTCTGTGCCTCCATCGGTAATGACTGCTACGCTCTCTTTCTCCTATTTGGCCGCAAGGGCGACCCGGGCAACATCTACGGGGTGCTGAGCAACAACTTTCATGCTGCTATAGGGAAGACTAAGATCAACCGTGCACTCATTGAGAATTTCTTTAAAGGGTCCAGGTACTTACACACGCCCACTGGAATGCTACAGGCTATTGTCACCAAGAGAGATTCTGACCCTTTAACTTTGCTCATCAAGTTTACCTGA